In Anthocerotibacter panamensis C109, the sequence TTGCAGAACCAGAGCCGTATCCACGGTGAGGTCCTGCGCCATCCAGGGCTTTGGCCCCCAGACAGCAGGCCAAGTCCAGTCGAGACGACGGGCGTGTACCGTGCCTGCGAGCCGGGGTTGTTGTCCCAATTGTCCTTCTAGGTCCAGGTCAAAGATGCCCTTGAGGCCCTGCACGCGGTCTGCAAAGTAGGGAGTGATCTGCTCCGGGTGAAGGTTTTGGGCTTTGAGGTGCACGGTGCCGTCCCAGGGCTGGTGGGCTTGGGGCAGGCGCAGTTCACCCGTGGCCTGGAGACTTGCGTGCTCGGGCAGGTTCCCCTTCAGACGCAGGTTTAGGGTGAAGGGGTCGCGCGGTTCGAGGTCCAGGTCAAAACCTGTGACTTGTACTTTGCGGGCGAGCTGGGTAGGTTTCGTGCTCAGGTTGACGGTGGTGTTCACAAAACTGAGGGCAGGGCCGGTGTAGCCAGCGTCTGGGCCAGCGGGAGGTTGAGCCAGATCAGAGAAATTCCAGCGGCCTGTCGGGTCACGGTTGAGCCAGAGTTGCCCCTGCTCGACCCGGATGCGCCGCATCTCGATCCGTTGGGCCAATAGAGCCGGGAGATTGACCTCGACTAGGATATTTTGGGCCGTCAGCTCTCGGGTCCCGCCCAAGGTCGTGACCGTGACCGGCCCTGCCTTCAGCCCGAGGCCACCCAAGGTCTGGAGGGAGACCTGGCCTAGTACCACACGCCGCTTTAGCGTAGACGTGAGCAGGTGCTCTAGGGGCTGACGGAAGCTATCGCCATCGATAAACAGGGGCAAGAGTCCCAGACCCAGCGCTGCCGAGGCGAGCAATACCCCCAAGCCCCCTAAGGACCACCCCATCCAAGCGGGCAGACGCAGCCCACCCCGAGACATTCCGCTGGTCATCCTTGCCCCCTGAAACCCTTGTGACGATAGCGCTACAACAGATTACCCCAGTCCCAACGAGCTGCCTTAGCGTTTTATGGAGCTATGTTTCCCCTCTTCTGGGTACGAACCACGCCAGAGCCTCCGATAGCCGTAGGCTAAGCTGGAGCAATGTTCCACAGGAGTAGGACTGTGCCCCAAGGCGTGATGACCCTGGCTCGCTATATTTTATCCAGACAGGATACCTTCCCCGATAATACGGGCGAGTTTAGCAACGTGATGTTACTCATCGGGGTAGCAGCCAAAACCATTGCTTGGGAACTACGCCGCGCTGGGTTGGTCGAGGACGCGCTGGGTCTGACCGGCGAGATCAACGTTCAGGGCGAGCAGGTGCGCAAACTCGACGACTACGCCAATGAAGTTTTCCTGAAAACTTTTCAGGACACGGGCTTGGTGTGTACTATCGTCTCTGAGGAGTTAGAAGGACCCGAGCACCTGATGCAGCCTTGCACTCCAGGTAGTTACGCTCTGCTGGTGGACCCTTTGGATGGCTCCAGCAACGTAGATATGAATATCAATACCGGCTCGATCTTCGCCATTCAGCGTCGCCGTTTTTGTGGAGATGACGAAGCTGACCTCTTACAGGCGGGCCGCAAACAAGTAGCAGCGGGCTATATTCTCTACGGACCGAGCACGATCCTGACCTTCACCACCGGGCATGGGGTGCATATGTTCACGTTGGATGCGGCGATTGGCGAGTTTGTGCTATCGGCGCAGAGCCTGACGATCCCCGAGCGCGGGACCTACTACAGCGTCAACCAGGGCAATAGCCGCCGCTGGCAGCCCTGGCTCAGAACCTTCTTGGACTACCTCCAGACCGAGGATAAAGCCAGCAAACGCCCCTATTCCCTGCGCTATGTCGGTTCTCTCGCCGCAGACATCCATCGGACCTTGCTCATCGGCGGGATCTTCCTCTATCCCTCCGACACCAAGAGCCCCAAGGGTAAACTGCGCCTGCTCTACGAGGCAGCCCCCATGGCGATGCTCCTCGAACAGGCTCAGGGTCAGGCGATCACCGACCAGGGCGAAGCTATCCTCGATATTGAGCCCAGCCAGATCCACCAGCGTGTCTCCGTGATCATGGGTAGCCCCTATGAAGTGGGTTTGGCACAGAAGTTCCTCCAACAGAGCAAAGTCCCTGTTTTGGGGTAGGTGGTTAAAAATTTCTAAAGCCGACCAACCGACCTAGGGACTTTAGCAAGGTCCATACAGAAAGCTGATAGTACGTCACCAGGACTGCCAGGACACAGACCAGATGGCTCACGAAAGTTAGTCCTGTCCAAAATATCGCAAACCAGTCCAGGGTACTCCCCCGAAAAATATAGGCACTCCCGCCGATCAAGGCTGTGGGAAACACCACCAAAGCTACAGCAGCCCAGCTATCCGCCCGACTTAAGCCCTGTCCGTGAGGAGTAGCCCAAGCCCGCCCGTCCCACTGCCAGACCAAAGGAGGAGCAGCCCCTATCAGCCCTACCATCTGGCTATCTAGGTCTACTGCGAACATATGGCGGCA encodes:
- the fbp gene encoding class 1 fructose-bisphosphatase is translated as MPQGVMTLARYILSRQDTFPDNTGEFSNVMLLIGVAAKTIAWELRRAGLVEDALGLTGEINVQGEQVRKLDDYANEVFLKTFQDTGLVCTIVSEELEGPEHLMQPCTPGSYALLVDPLDGSSNVDMNINTGSIFAIQRRRFCGDDEADLLQAGRKQVAAGYILYGPSTILTFTTGHGVHMFTLDAAIGEFVLSAQSLTIPERGTYYSVNQGNSRRWQPWLRTFLDYLQTEDKASKRPYSLRYVGSLAADIHRTLLIGGIFLYPSDTKSPKGKLRLLYEAAPMAMLLEQAQGQAITDQGEAILDIEPSQIHQRVSVIMGSPYEVGLAQKFLQQSKVPVLG